The proteins below come from a single Xenopus tropicalis strain Nigerian chromosome 9, UCB_Xtro_10.0, whole genome shotgun sequence genomic window:
- the cops8 gene encoding COP9 signalosome complex subunit 8 isoform X1 translates to MPVAVMAQNPVSFQRLQEQCEEQELEAPGGIANPQVYSQLLALYLLHNDMNNARYLWKRIPPAIKSAHSELGGIWEVGQKIWQRDFPGIYTSISACQWSEAIQPVMEAVRDATRRRAFGLVSQAYTSISADDFAAFVGLSVEEAVKGVIEQGWQADLATRMVMPKKPDSAPLSLIPNEQQLARLTDYVAFLEN, encoded by the exons ATGCCAGTGGCCGTGATGGCTCAAAATCCTGTGTCTTTTCAGAGGCTTCAGGAACAGTGCGAGGAACAGGAGCTTGAG GCTCCAGGAGGCATTGCCAACCCTCAGGTGTACAGCCAGCTCTTGGCATTGTACTTGCTGCATAATGACAT GAATAATGCACGTTATTTATGGAAAAGAATTCCGCCAGCAATCAAATCC GCCCACTCTGAGCTTGGTGGGATCTGGGAGGTAGGACAGAAGATCTGGCAGCGAGATTTTCCAGGGATCTACACATCCATCTCTGCATGTCAGTGGTCTGAGGCCATCCAACCAGTCATGGAGGCTGTAAGAG ATGCAACACGACGGCGGGCATTTGGCTTGGTTTCCCAGGCATATACTTCAATCTCTGCAGATGATTTTGCAGCTTTTGTTGGCCTTTCTGTAGAAGAGGCTGTTAAag gaGTCATAGAACAGGGTTGGCAGGCTGATTTGGCCACTCGGATGGTAATGCCCAAAAAGCCAG ATTCGGCGCCCCTGTCTTTGATCCCCAACGAACAGCAGCTGGCCAGACTTACTGACTACGTGGCTTTCCTAGAGAACTGA